CCATAGAGTTCGTTGAAGACTTCGACGGCCTTTTTGGTTGGGAGTTCAAGGACTTCTTTCCCTTTTATGAGTTCTCTGCTCTCAGGTAGGAGTGACAGCTTTCCGTACATCCCAGTTCCCACAACGAGAACGTCAAAGTCCTCGGTTAGGTATTCTTTCAGTTCCTCGGGGTCGAGCTTGTGGCTCGTCCCGTGTTTTTGCTTGCTTATTTTCTTCTTCCTGCGCTCGACCTTTCCGCTTGGATAGAGGACGATGTCGTGCTCGTAGGTGGCTCCATCAACGATTATCTTCCCGAAAGCGGGGTATTCGAGCCTCATGCTCTCACCTCAGACTGAGCGCGTCCCTGAGTATCTCCCCGTGGTCAAATGCCAGTGGGAGGTTCAGGGCTTCCTCTATCGGGAACACGAAGACTTCCTTGGCGTCGTCGCCTGCCTTCAGCTCTCCCTCCCCGATGCAGAGGAAAGCAACCGTTACCGTGTGTCCTCTGGGGTCCCTGTCGGGCCTTGAATAAACGCCCACTAGCTTCACTGGCTTCACGTCAAGTCCCGTCTCTTCCTTAACCTCACGCAGAAGGGCCTCCTCAACGGTCTCGCCGTATTCGACGAAGCCTCCTGGAAGGGCGTAGTGGTCTTTGAAGGGCTCGTTTTTCCGCTTTATCAGGACGATTCCATTGTTGTACACTATCACGGCATCGACCGTAAGGCCGATACACCTGTGGGTCTCTGCTTCAAAGCCGTATTTCTCTGCCAGCGCCTTTGCTTCGTCTCTAAAGGAAGATAAGTCGGCCCCTCTCGGGGCCTTAACCAGAAGAACGTACCTGTCCATTGAAACCACCTCAGGGAAGTCCCTTCTCATCATCATTCAGCGTGCTGACGTTTCATCATCGGTGTTGGGAGTTGGAAGAGGGGGTTTATACCCTTTTCACCTCGACTTTCATCGCAAGCTCGTTCACGTCATCCATGGAAAAATCAACGCTCCTGTTCTTGAGGAACAGCGCCGTAAAGGCGGCTGCTCGTTTAAGGGCCTGCACGAAGGGACACTGTGAGTAGAATCCAGTAAAGGCTCCAAGAAAAACATCTCCCGCCCCAGTCGATTCGTCCACTCCCACGTGGACTGGCTCAAACGTGTACTCCCTTCCGTGCAGAAATGCCTTCCCCGGCTCTGGCCCGTTGGAGAGGAGAAGAACGTCAACGAATTCGGGGGAGAACCCCTGCAGATATTGGTATTCCCCAAGGTCTGCGTGAAGAATCTTTACCCCCTTTAAGAATGAACCGTCGATGGGCTGGTACTGAATTTCTCCTGGACTTGAGGAACGGATAAACCCCTGTATGTCAACCGCAACAAATGGGAACTTTTTGAGAGCACTGGTAACCAGGGCAGGGGGCACTTCTCTTGCAACGGGATTCATGAGGAGGACATCGTATTCTCCATCTGGAAGCTCTTCAATTGGAGACGCCCTCTCTAGAAGTTTTAGCCTCCTCCTGTTGCCGTCGAGGTACGTTAGTTCGTAAGTCGTCGTTGTCTCAGAGGGAACTACCTGCAGTTTCGCCATTGACTCCAATT
This sequence is a window from Thermococcus kodakarensis KOD1. Protein-coding genes within it:
- a CDS encoding Mth938-like domain-containing protein; translated protein: MRLEYPAFGKIIVDGATYEHDIVLYPSGKVERRKKKISKQKHGTSHKLDPEELKEYLTEDFDVLVVGTGMYGKLSLLPESRELIKGKEVLELPTKKAVEVFNELYGKKKVLGIFHITC
- a CDS encoding NUDIX domain-containing protein, translated to MDRYVLLVKAPRGADLSSFRDEAKALAEKYGFEAETHRCIGLTVDAVIVYNNGIVLIKRKNEPFKDHYALPGGFVEYGETVEEALLREVKEETGLDVKPVKLVGVYSRPDRDPRGHTVTVAFLCIGEGELKAGDDAKEVFVFPIEEALNLPLAFDHGEILRDALSLR
- a CDS encoding carbohydrate kinase, translating into MKCLVVGHVVRDIVKKGNKVLERLGGGAYYSALALSRFCDVEILTSFSNLPEEWIKELESMAKLQVVPSETTTTYELTYLDGNRRRLKLLERASPIEELPDGEYDVLLMNPVAREVPPALVTSALKKFPFVAVDIQGFIRSSSPGEIQYQPIDGSFLKGVKILHADLGEYQYLQGFSPEFVDVLLLSNGPEPGKAFLHGREYTFEPVHVGVDESTGAGDVFLGAFTGFYSQCPFVQALKRAAAFTALFLKNRSVDFSMDDVNELAMKVEVKRV